One stretch of Methylococcus capsulatus DNA includes these proteins:
- a CDS encoding Tex family protein, with product MDVIARIAQELGVQARQVQTAAALLDEGATVPFIARYRKEATGGLDDTQLRTLEVRLSYLRELNDRRAAILASIAEQGKLTAELEQAIREADTKTALEDLYLPYRPKRRTKAQIAREAGLEPLADALLAEPGLDPLAVAAGYVDAGKGVADAGAALDGARQILMERFAEEATIAGELREKVWSEGLLVSSLVNGKAQEGAKFKDYFDYEEALGRIPSHRALALLRGRNEGVLVLGLQVAKDEESGHRFAEHRIASAFGIADRGRPADGWLLETVRLAWKAKLLTRIELDLMQRLRETAEAEAIRVFASNLKDLLLAAPAGQRATLGLDPGWRTGVKVAVVDGTGKLVATDTIYPHAPRNRWDESIATLAALIARHGVSLVSIGNGTASRETDQLVADLMQRHPELGVTRVVVSEAGASVYSASELAAHEFPELDVSLRGAVSIARRLQDPLAELVKIEPKSIGVGQYQHDVNQTQLGRTLDAVVEDCVNAVGVDVNTASVSLLRYVSGLSQSLGQNIVEYRNQHGPFSNREQLKKVSRLGPKAFEQAAGFLRIANGEHPLDASAVHPEAYPVVEKIVQRTGKDIRELIGNVAFLRSVNAEQFTDERFGLPTVTDILRELEKPGRDPRPEFKTARFKDGVTELKDLQPGMRLEGVVTNVTNFGAFVDVGVHQDGLVHISHLADRFVRDPREVVKAGDVVQVKVLEVDVPRKRIALSMRSDAVKSEAGPPRPEARGPAGKPRSKATPQPVPQGAMAEALAQALKRGR from the coding sequence ATGGACGTGATCGCTCGTATCGCGCAGGAACTCGGCGTTCAGGCACGCCAGGTACAAACGGCGGCGGCACTGCTGGACGAAGGCGCCACCGTGCCTTTCATCGCGCGCTATCGCAAGGAAGCGACAGGGGGCCTGGATGATACCCAATTGCGTACCCTGGAAGTACGGCTCAGCTATCTGCGGGAGCTGAACGACCGGCGCGCTGCCATTCTGGCCAGCATCGCCGAACAGGGCAAGCTGACAGCGGAGCTGGAGCAGGCCATCCGTGAGGCCGATACCAAGACCGCTCTCGAAGACTTGTATCTTCCCTACCGGCCGAAGCGGCGTACCAAGGCTCAGATCGCTCGTGAGGCGGGGTTGGAGCCTCTGGCCGATGCGCTGCTGGCAGAGCCGGGGCTCGATCCTCTGGCGGTGGCGGCCGGCTACGTCGACGCCGGCAAAGGCGTGGCCGATGCCGGCGCAGCTCTGGACGGTGCCCGTCAGATCCTGATGGAGCGCTTTGCCGAGGAGGCGACCATAGCGGGCGAATTGCGCGAAAAGGTGTGGAGCGAAGGGTTGCTGGTTTCATCCCTGGTCAACGGCAAGGCGCAGGAAGGAGCGAAGTTCAAGGATTATTTCGACTATGAGGAGGCGCTGGGGAGGATCCCTTCGCACCGCGCCCTGGCCCTGCTGCGCGGGCGTAACGAAGGCGTCCTGGTGCTGGGTCTGCAGGTGGCCAAGGACGAGGAATCCGGCCACCGGTTCGCCGAACATCGCATTGCCAGTGCTTTCGGCATCGCCGACCGCGGCCGTCCGGCCGATGGCTGGCTGTTGGAAACCGTGCGCCTGGCCTGGAAGGCAAAGCTCCTGACCCGCATCGAACTCGATCTGATGCAGCGCCTGCGGGAGACGGCAGAGGCCGAGGCCATCCGGGTGTTTGCCAGCAACCTGAAGGATTTGCTGCTGGCGGCGCCGGCCGGGCAGCGTGCCACCCTGGGGTTGGATCCAGGGTGGCGCACCGGCGTGAAGGTCGCTGTGGTCGATGGCACCGGCAAACTGGTGGCCACCGACACGATCTATCCGCATGCCCCCAGGAACCGTTGGGACGAGTCCATCGCGACGCTGGCGGCGCTGATCGCCCGTCACGGCGTCAGCTTGGTTAGTATCGGCAATGGTACCGCTTCGCGCGAGACTGACCAATTGGTGGCCGATCTGATGCAGCGCCATCCGGAACTGGGCGTGACCCGGGTGGTGGTGTCGGAGGCCGGGGCCTCGGTGTATTCGGCGTCGGAGCTGGCAGCGCATGAGTTTCCCGAGCTCGACGTGTCGTTGCGGGGTGCGGTGTCCATCGCTCGCCGCCTGCAGGATCCGCTGGCGGAGCTGGTCAAGATCGAACCCAAGTCGATTGGCGTCGGCCAGTACCAGCACGATGTCAACCAGACCCAACTCGGCCGTACCCTCGATGCGGTGGTGGAGGACTGCGTGAACGCGGTGGGGGTGGATGTCAACACCGCTTCGGTCTCGCTGCTGCGTTACGTCTCCGGCCTATCGCAGAGTCTGGGTCAGAATATCGTGGAATACCGCAACCAGCATGGGCCGTTCTCCAATCGGGAGCAGTTGAAGAAGGTCTCGCGGCTCGGGCCCAAGGCCTTCGAGCAGGCTGCCGGCTTCCTGCGCATTGCCAATGGCGAACATCCGCTGGATGCTTCCGCCGTGCATCCGGAAGCCTATCCGGTGGTGGAGAAGATCGTCCAGCGCACCGGCAAGGATATTCGCGAGCTCATCGGTAACGTGGCCTTCCTGCGCAGCGTGAATGCCGAACAGTTCACTGACGAGCGCTTTGGGCTGCCCACCGTCACCGACATCCTGCGCGAACTGGAGAAGCCCGGCCGTGATCCCCGGCCGGAGTTCAAGACCGCCCGTTTCAAGGATGGGGTGACCGAGCTCAAGGACCTCCAGCCAGGTATGCGGCTGGAAGGGGTGGTGACCAACGTCACCAATTTCGGCGCTTTCGTCGATGTCGGCGTGCATCAGGACGGTCTGGTTCACATCTCCCACCTGGCGGACCGGTTCGTGCGCGACCCGCGCGAGGTGGTCAAGGCCGGGGACGTGGTTCAAGTGAAGGTGCTGGAGGTCGATGTCCCGCGCAAGCGGATCGCCCTGTCGATGCGCAGCGACGCGGTGAAGAGCGAAGCGGGGCCGCCGCGTCCGGAGGCGAGAGGGCCGGCCGGCAAGCCGCGCAGCAAGGCCACTCCGCAGCCGGTACCCCAAGGCGCCATGGCCGAGGCGCTGGCGCAGGCCTTGAAGCGCGGGCGCTGA
- a CDS encoding alpha/beta hydrolase, with translation MDHRVVIAPRRAVLCLTLLMIQAACTPVVNHPGPNVAPPRLYAGHFIAPDGAVLPVRHWLPPGTRPKAVIVAVHGFNDYSLAFEPLGSYLKTQGIGCYAYDQRGFGLAPGRGLWAGVEAYTGDLKTFVGQVRVRHPGVPVYLLGESMGGAVAIVTMTSARPPRVDGLILSAPAVWSRNTMPWYQSLLLAVSSHTLPWLRITGEGLGVMASDNIEMLRGLGRDPNVIKATRVDAIKGLADLMDTAQERVSGLKIPTLVLYGERDEIIPKAPLMILLDKLPAGTRFAYYRQGYHLLLRDLQAERPWRDIAAWITTPAAPLPSGEERQAAKDLPAADGT, from the coding sequence ATGGACCATCGTGTCGTCATCGCACCCAGACGTGCCGTACTTTGCCTGACACTCCTCATGATACAGGCGGCCTGTACCCCTGTGGTCAACCATCCCGGCCCGAATGTGGCGCCGCCGCGACTGTACGCCGGCCATTTCATCGCCCCCGATGGCGCGGTGCTGCCGGTCCGGCACTGGCTGCCGCCCGGAACACGGCCCAAAGCCGTCATCGTCGCCGTCCACGGCTTCAACGACTACAGCCTAGCTTTCGAGCCTTTGGGCAGTTATCTAAAGACCCAGGGAATCGGCTGCTACGCCTACGACCAACGCGGCTTCGGGCTGGCGCCGGGGCGCGGCCTCTGGGCGGGAGTCGAGGCCTATACCGGGGATCTCAAAACCTTCGTCGGCCAGGTCCGGGTTCGACATCCGGGCGTGCCGGTCTATCTGCTCGGGGAAAGCATGGGCGGCGCCGTGGCCATCGTCACCATGACCTCCGCCCGCCCGCCACGCGTCGATGGCCTGATCCTGTCCGCGCCGGCGGTATGGTCGCGCAACACCATGCCGTGGTACCAAAGCTTGTTGCTGGCTGTGAGCTCGCATACCCTCCCCTGGTTGCGCATCACCGGCGAAGGACTGGGGGTGATGGCATCGGACAACATCGAGATGCTCCGCGGACTGGGGCGGGATCCGAACGTCATCAAAGCCACCCGGGTCGACGCGATAAAAGGCTTGGCAGACCTGATGGACACCGCCCAGGAACGTGTCTCAGGACTCAAGATTCCGACCCTCGTGCTCTATGGTGAGCGCGACGAGATCATTCCGAAAGCGCCGCTCATGATCCTGCTGGACAAACTTCCAGCCGGCACCCGCTTCGCCTATTACCGCCAGGGTTACCACCTGCTGTTGCGCGACCTCCAGGCTGAGAGGCCCTGGCGTGACATCGCGGCCTGGATCACGACACCGGCGGCGCCGCTGCCATCCGGGGAGGAACGCCAGGCCGCCAAAGACCTCCCGGCAGCGGACGGCACCTGA
- a CDS encoding DUF6156 family protein, with product MSEAIAATCRFFLTYSGVNLPLKLTTELEPEQLSHRNTYFQGFFDDQDRLVGLQKMVYGEVEMEHRYAYHRNGKLRRAEITDAEGELTVLDFNEDGLRLAGAAMD from the coding sequence ATGTCCGAAGCGATCGCCGCCACCTGCCGGTTCTTCCTGACTTACAGCGGTGTGAACCTCCCTCTCAAGTTGACGACCGAACTCGAACCGGAACAGCTCAGCCACAGAAACACCTATTTTCAAGGGTTTTTCGACGACCAGGACCGCCTGGTCGGCCTGCAGAAGATGGTTTACGGCGAGGTCGAGATGGAGCACCGCTATGCCTATCACCGGAATGGCAAACTCAGGCGCGCGGAAATCACCGATGCCGAGGGCGAGCTGACCGTCCTGGATTTCAACGAAGACGGCTTACGCCTCGCCGGCGCGGCAATGGACTGA
- the uvrD gene encoding DNA helicase II: MDITDIIAPLNEAQREAVTAPDRSLLVLAGAGSGKTRVLVHRIAWLLRAEGVSPHAILAVTFTNKAANEMKARIEALLELSTQGLWVGTFHGLAHRFLRRHAPEAGLPEGFQILDSDDQYRLIRRLLKTLELDEARWPPRQIQWYINTQKDEGRRARNLPDSYDPFEQQMRRIYLAYEELCQRSGLVDFAELLLRTHEFLRDNADALAHYQERFQHVLVDEFQDTNSVQYAWLRLLTQDRDNLSVVGDDDQSIYGWRGAKIENLHRFRRDYPRHRMIRLEQNYRSTGNILSAANALIARNEGRLGKNLWTEGGRGEPISVYAAFNEQDESCFVIERIRRWVEEGGRRSDAAILYRSNAQSRQFEEKLLALGIPYRVYGGLRFFERAEIKDALAYLRLIANHHDDPGFERVINTPTRGIGAKTLDLVRELARFEQLSLWAAAEKLIGDGVLPARAAGALAGFLDLVETMAAAAQGRALWEQVELAVKSSGLLEHYRKEKGEQAEARVENLEELVGAARQFELDPLIDPELGGLDQFLAHAALEAGENQGESCEDCVQLMTLHAAKGLEFNLVFLVGLEEGLFPSLQSLEDPARLEEERRLCYVGITRARRKLYITHAECRRLYGKETYPRRSRFLRELPPDCLEEVRMKGGVSRPVASAMQSADTSAMPGAGARGGFRLGQRVRHGKFGEGVILQQEGDGAQARVHVNFAEVGAKWLMLAYANLEPI; the protein is encoded by the coding sequence ATGGACATCACCGACATCATCGCTCCCCTGAACGAAGCCCAGCGTGAGGCCGTCACCGCACCGGACCGCTCGCTGCTGGTGCTGGCCGGAGCAGGCAGTGGCAAGACCCGCGTATTGGTACATCGCATCGCCTGGCTGCTTCGGGCCGAAGGCGTCTCGCCGCATGCCATCCTCGCCGTGACTTTCACCAACAAGGCCGCGAACGAGATGAAGGCGCGGATCGAAGCGCTGCTCGAGCTGTCGACTCAGGGCCTGTGGGTCGGCACTTTCCACGGCCTGGCGCACCGTTTCCTGCGTCGCCATGCGCCCGAAGCCGGACTGCCCGAGGGCTTCCAGATCCTCGATTCCGACGACCAGTACCGGTTGATCCGCCGGCTGCTCAAAACCCTGGAACTGGACGAGGCGCGCTGGCCGCCGCGCCAGATCCAGTGGTACATCAACACCCAGAAGGATGAAGGCCGCCGGGCCAGGAACCTGCCCGACTCCTACGACCCGTTCGAACAGCAGATGCGGCGGATCTATCTCGCCTATGAGGAACTGTGCCAGCGTTCCGGCCTGGTGGATTTCGCCGAGCTGCTGCTGCGCACCCACGAATTCCTGCGCGACAACGCCGACGCCCTCGCACACTATCAGGAACGCTTCCAGCACGTGCTGGTCGATGAATTCCAGGACACCAACAGCGTGCAGTACGCCTGGCTACGGTTATTGACCCAGGACCGCGACAATCTCAGCGTAGTGGGCGATGACGACCAGTCCATCTACGGCTGGCGCGGCGCCAAGATCGAAAACCTGCACCGTTTCCGGCGGGACTACCCGCGCCACCGGATGATCCGCCTGGAGCAGAACTACCGCTCCACCGGCAACATCCTCAGCGCCGCCAATGCTCTGATCGCCCGGAACGAGGGGCGGCTCGGCAAGAATCTGTGGACCGAAGGCGGCCGGGGGGAACCGATCTCGGTCTATGCCGCCTTCAACGAGCAGGACGAGTCCTGTTTCGTGATCGAGCGGATCCGCCGCTGGGTGGAGGAAGGCGGAAGGCGCAGCGACGCGGCCATTCTGTACCGTTCCAACGCCCAGTCGCGCCAGTTCGAGGAAAAGCTGCTGGCCCTCGGCATCCCCTACCGGGTCTATGGCGGCCTGCGTTTCTTCGAGCGCGCCGAGATCAAGGACGCCCTCGCCTACCTGCGGCTGATAGCCAACCATCACGACGATCCCGGCTTCGAACGGGTCATCAACACTCCGACCCGCGGCATCGGCGCCAAGACCCTCGACCTCGTCCGCGAACTGGCGCGCTTCGAGCAGCTGTCGTTGTGGGCCGCCGCGGAGAAGTTGATCGGCGACGGCGTGCTGCCCGCCCGGGCCGCAGGCGCCCTGGCCGGATTCCTGGATCTCGTCGAAACCATGGCCGCCGCGGCCCAGGGGCGGGCGCTGTGGGAACAGGTAGAGCTCGCGGTCAAAAGCTCCGGCTTACTGGAACATTACCGTAAGGAGAAAGGCGAGCAGGCGGAAGCCCGGGTGGAAAATCTGGAGGAACTGGTCGGCGCCGCCCGCCAGTTCGAGCTGGATCCGCTGATCGATCCCGAACTGGGTGGCCTCGACCAATTCCTCGCCCACGCGGCGCTGGAGGCCGGCGAGAACCAGGGCGAAAGTTGCGAGGACTGCGTCCAGCTCATGACCCTGCATGCGGCCAAGGGCCTGGAATTCAACCTGGTGTTCCTGGTCGGCCTGGAGGAAGGCTTGTTTCCCAGCCTGCAGTCGCTGGAAGACCCCGCCCGCCTCGAAGAAGAACGCCGCCTCTGCTACGTCGGTATCACCCGGGCGCGGCGCAAGCTCTATATCACCCACGCCGAGTGCCGGCGGCTCTACGGCAAGGAGACCTATCCGCGGCGATCCCGTTTCCTGCGGGAACTGCCGCCAGACTGTCTGGAAGAGGTCCGGATGAAGGGCGGGGTCAGCCGGCCTGTCGCATCCGCGATGCAGTCGGCCGATACGTCGGCCATGCCCGGCGCAGGCGCTCGCGGGGGATTCAGGTTGGGCCAGCGGGTCCGCCACGGCAAGTTCGGCGAGGGCGTGATTTTGCAACAAGAGGGCGACGGAGCCCAGGCGCGGGTCCATGTCAATTTCGCGGAGGTGGGCGCCAAATGGCTGATGCTGGCCTACGCCAACCTGGAACCAATCTGA
- a CDS encoding YgaP family membrane protein, giving the protein MAFDYKKMLKRELNVGLKDRQYRMIGGAVALLLSVFLGNIFLLLIGIVLVATALMRWCPVYSGLSKSTVDPNEPAPDSGSHSGTESH; this is encoded by the coding sequence ATGGCTTTTGATTATAAGAAAATGCTAAAGCGTGAGCTCAACGTCGGCCTGAAAGATCGCCAGTACCGCATGATAGGCGGCGCCGTAGCGCTGCTGCTTTCAGTGTTCCTCGGGAATATCTTCCTGCTGCTGATCGGCATCGTCCTCGTGGCCACCGCACTCATGCGCTGGTGTCCGGTGTATTCCGGGCTCTCCAAGAGCACCGTCGATCCGAATGAACCGGCACCCGATAGCGGTTCCCATTCCGGCACCGAATCCCACTGA
- a CDS encoding FxsA family protein has protein sequence MNPLKLAILALLLLPIAEIYVLIRVGSVLGFLPTLLLLGSAALAGTYLMQTQGLKTFARIQQSLEAGRIPAQDMIEGGLILIAGILLLIPGFLSDGASLILLLPASRRLIAAYLVEHMLRDFQPPDSPDSGARTLEGQFRRED, from the coding sequence ATGAATCCGTTGAAACTCGCCATCCTGGCGCTACTGCTGCTGCCGATCGCAGAAATTTACGTCTTGATCCGTGTCGGCAGCGTGCTCGGTTTTCTGCCGACCCTTCTGCTGCTCGGCTCGGCAGCACTGGCCGGAACCTATCTCATGCAAACCCAGGGACTGAAAACCTTCGCTCGCATCCAGCAAAGCCTGGAAGCCGGGCGTATCCCTGCACAGGACATGATCGAAGGCGGTCTGATCCTGATTGCCGGCATTCTTCTTCTGATACCCGGCTTCCTGTCCGACGGGGCGAGCCTTATCCTGCTGCTGCCGGCATCGCGCCGGCTGATTGCGGCCTATCTCGTCGAGCACATGCTCCGGGATTTCCAGCCACCGGACTCACCGGATTCCGGCGCCCGAACCCTCGAAGGACAGTTCCGACGCGAGGACTAG
- the cutA gene encoding divalent-cation tolerance protein CutA → MTSVYCLVVCSCPDEETAGVLAEGLVEGRLAACVNIVSGVRSVYRWQGVLEKSAECLLFAKTRASRQVELQTWLRARHPYELPEIIAIPIQSGLPEYLEWVGTCVTP, encoded by the coding sequence ATGACATCGGTCTACTGTCTAGTCGTTTGCAGCTGTCCGGATGAGGAAACCGCCGGTGTTTTGGCGGAAGGGTTGGTCGAAGGGAGACTGGCGGCCTGCGTGAACATTGTCTCCGGGGTACGGTCGGTCTACCGGTGGCAGGGTGTTCTCGAGAAATCGGCGGAATGTCTTCTGTTTGCCAAGACTCGGGCGTCCCGTCAGGTGGAACTGCAGACCTGGTTGAGGGCGCGGCATCCTTATGAACTTCCAGAAATCATCGCGATCCCCATCCAAAGCGGATTGCCGGAATATCTCGAATGGGTCGGAACATGCGTGACGCCGTGA
- the dsbD gene encoding protein-disulfide reductase DsbD, with protein MRDAVRWIGLLLVFGLASAPVLAVDGRDLLSPERAFPVTARQSGAGMVSLAWDIADGYYLYRSKFKFASRTPGVRLGEPVFPAGYKKQDAFFGEVETYRGHVEVQLPLVAESALPESLELEVTVQGCADAGVCFPPYQRRIGVTTAAIGGGGAFTRLAGALRGIGSGPANGDLLPADQAFRFFAEAPTGDVLRLSWQIAPGYYLYREKFRIVLRDSEGVALGGYAFPRGEPKIDEEFGAVEIFHGEVAVDIPLVRTDSGPRTLTLEAGFQGCAERGVCYPPMAKTVELALPAAAEGKSVSAVAGATVITEQDRIADGLWRGSLWLNMLSFLGFGVLLAFTPCIFPMIPILSGVIVGHGHAITTRRAFSLSLAYVLAHALAYTGFGVLAALFGANLQATLQNPWAIGAFSGLFVVLALSMFGFYQLQLPIALQSRIAALSSRQQAGSLAGAAVMGLLSAGLVGPCVAAPLAGALIYIGRSGDALLGGVALFSLGLGMGLPLLAIGTSAGKLLPKAGMWMNAVKSVFGVAMLAVAVSMLERIVPLSLAMLMWALLLIVPAVYMGALDALPAGASGWRKLWKGLGVAMAVYGVFMLLGVAAGSRDPLQPLRGVAAPPAAVADAGPPPFLRVASLAELEARLDEAASAGRWAMLDFYADWCVSCKEMERHTFSDPAVKAKLKEMVLLKADITENGDEDQALLRRFGLVGPPATLFFGPDRSERKPFRLVGFTESEKFVHHLERLFDGVR; from the coding sequence ATGCGTGACGCCGTGAGATGGATCGGCCTGCTCCTGGTTTTTGGGCTGGCCAGTGCGCCTGTGCTCGCCGTAGACGGCCGTGACCTCCTGTCGCCGGAGCGGGCGTTCCCGGTAACTGCTCGGCAGTCCGGCGCCGGCATGGTTTCGCTGGCGTGGGACATCGCCGACGGCTATTACCTCTACCGGAGCAAATTCAAGTTCGCATCGCGCACCCCAGGTGTCCGCCTCGGCGAGCCGGTCTTTCCGGCAGGCTACAAGAAGCAGGACGCATTTTTCGGCGAAGTCGAAACTTACCGGGGACATGTCGAGGTCCAGCTACCTCTCGTTGCGGAATCCGCACTGCCGGAGTCGCTGGAACTGGAGGTGACGGTGCAGGGCTGTGCCGATGCCGGTGTCTGCTTCCCACCGTACCAGCGGCGGATCGGGGTGACAACCGCTGCGATCGGCGGTGGTGGGGCGTTCACGCGGCTGGCCGGTGCGCTCCGGGGTATCGGCAGTGGGCCGGCGAACGGGGACTTGCTGCCGGCGGATCAAGCGTTCCGCTTTTTCGCCGAGGCGCCGACCGGCGACGTCCTCCGGCTGAGTTGGCAGATCGCGCCCGGTTATTACCTCTACCGCGAAAAATTCCGCATTGTCTTGCGCGATTCCGAGGGCGTCGCTCTGGGGGGCTATGCGTTCCCGCGCGGGGAGCCGAAGATCGACGAAGAGTTCGGCGCGGTGGAAATCTTCCATGGCGAGGTCGCCGTTGACATTCCCTTGGTCAGGACCGACAGCGGTCCTCGCACCCTCACCCTGGAGGCCGGCTTCCAAGGGTGCGCCGAGCGGGGCGTCTGCTACCCGCCGATGGCGAAGACGGTCGAGCTCGCCCTGCCGGCCGCTGCGGAAGGAAAAAGTGTCTCGGCGGTGGCCGGAGCGACCGTCATCACCGAGCAGGACCGCATTGCCGACGGGCTCTGGCGCGGTTCGCTCTGGCTCAACATGCTGAGTTTCCTCGGTTTCGGCGTCCTGCTCGCCTTCACCCCCTGCATTTTCCCGATGATCCCGATTCTTTCCGGCGTCATCGTCGGCCACGGTCATGCCATCACCACGCGCCGGGCGTTTTCGCTGTCGCTGGCCTATGTGCTCGCCCATGCCTTGGCTTACACCGGCTTCGGAGTTCTGGCCGCCCTGTTCGGTGCTAACCTCCAGGCCACATTGCAGAACCCATGGGCGATCGGAGCTTTCAGCGGCCTGTTCGTGGTGCTGGCGCTATCCATGTTCGGCTTCTACCAGCTTCAGCTCCCGATCGCCCTGCAGTCGCGGATCGCGGCGCTCAGTTCGCGGCAACAGGCGGGCAGTCTGGCTGGCGCGGCCGTGATGGGACTGCTGTCGGCCGGCCTCGTGGGGCCTTGCGTGGCGGCACCGCTGGCGGGGGCGCTGATCTACATCGGCCGGAGCGGCGATGCGCTGCTGGGTGGGGTCGCCCTGTTTTCCCTTGGCCTGGGCATGGGACTGCCGCTGCTGGCAATCGGCACCTCGGCGGGCAAACTGCTGCCCAAGGCCGGCATGTGGATGAATGCAGTCAAGTCGGTGTTCGGCGTGGCCATGCTGGCTGTGGCGGTATCGATGCTGGAGCGGATCGTCCCCCTGTCCCTCGCCATGCTGATGTGGGCGCTGCTGCTCATCGTGCCGGCCGTATACATGGGGGCGCTCGATGCCCTGCCCGCGGGGGCTTCGGGCTGGCGCAAGCTATGGAAAGGACTGGGTGTGGCGATGGCCGTCTACGGCGTGTTCATGCTGCTTGGAGTGGCGGCTGGCAGCCGCGATCCATTACAACCTTTGCGGGGGGTGGCCGCTCCCCCGGCTGCCGTCGCCGATGCCGGTCCCCCGCCTTTCTTGAGGGTGGCGAGCCTGGCGGAACTGGAGGCTCGTCTGGATGAGGCCGCTTCTGCCGGACGCTGGGCGATGCTCGATTTCTACGCCGATTGGTGTGTGTCGTGCAAGGAGATGGAGCGTCACACCTTCAGCGATCCTGCGGTCAAGGCGAAGCTGAAAGAGATGGTGCTGCTCAAGGCCGACATCACCGAAAACGGCGATGAGGACCAGGCATTGCTACGGCGCTTCGGTCTGGTCGGTCCGCCGGCGACGCTGTTTTTCGGTCCCGACCGGAGCGAGCGGAAACCTTTCCGGCTGGTGGGCTTTACCGAGTCGGAAAAGTTCGTCCATCACCTCGAGCGGCTGTTCGACGGTGTCCGATAG
- a CDS encoding TlpA disulfide reductase family protein: MSDRFVLVLVAVLALLAGALAQRWLSVAAPDWQGPESVFPDLSGHPVRLSDERSEVLLLNFWASWCEPCREEMPVLDDLHAEFGPRGLKVVGLALEDREAVAAFLRQLPVGYRILVGEHGGDTLAAHLGNAGGGLPFSVAFDGRGRVLATFLGPQTKNGFLAAIGPRLMSPR; the protein is encoded by the coding sequence GTGTCCGATAGGTTCGTGCTGGTTCTGGTCGCTGTGTTGGCCCTTCTGGCGGGGGCGCTGGCGCAGCGTTGGCTGTCGGTTGCAGCGCCCGACTGGCAGGGGCCGGAATCGGTGTTTCCCGACCTTTCCGGCCACCCCGTGCGTCTGTCCGATGAGCGTTCCGAAGTGCTGCTGCTGAATTTCTGGGCAAGCTGGTGCGAACCGTGCCGGGAGGAAATGCCGGTGCTGGACGACCTCCATGCGGAATTCGGGCCGCGCGGGCTCAAGGTCGTCGGTCTGGCGCTGGAGGACCGTGAGGCGGTTGCGGCGTTTTTGCGGCAGCTGCCGGTGGGCTATCGTATCCTGGTCGGTGAGCACGGTGGCGATACGTTGGCGGCGCACCTCGGGAATGCCGGCGGAGGCTTGCCCTTCAGCGTGGCTTTCGACGGCCGCGGGCGGGTGCTCGCGACTTTCCTGGGGCCCCAGACGAAGAACGGCTTTCTGGCCGCCATCGGGCCGCGGCTCATGTCGCCCCGATGA
- the aroQ gene encoding type II 3-dehydroquinate dehydratase: MAGILVLNGPNLNLLGVREPGIYGSDTLSDIESRLEAQARAAGMPIDFFQSNAEHALIERIHQAFRDAVDMIIINPGAFTHTSVALRDALLATAVPFIEVHISNVHAREPFRRHSYLSDIAKGVICGLGPVGYELALQAALQMTYRSL, translated from the coding sequence ATGGCGGGTATCTTGGTGCTGAACGGGCCTAACCTCAATCTGTTGGGGGTGCGTGAGCCCGGCATCTATGGCAGCGACACGCTTTCGGATATCGAATCGCGCCTGGAGGCACAGGCCAGGGCGGCGGGCATGCCGATCGATTTCTTTCAGAGCAATGCCGAACATGCTTTGATCGAACGCATTCACCAGGCGTTCCGCGACGCGGTCGACATGATCATCATCAATCCCGGTGCGTTCACCCATACCAGCGTCGCTTTGCGCGATGCGCTGCTGGCCACCGCCGTGCCTTTCATTGAAGTACACATTTCGAACGTGCATGCGCGCGAGCCGTTCCGCCGTCATTCCTATCTTTCCGATATTGCCAAGGGGGTCATCTGCGGATTGGGCCCCGTGGGCTACGAACTGGCGCTCCAGGCCGCCCTGCAAATGACATATAGGTCGTTATAG
- the accB gene encoding acetyl-CoA carboxylase biotin carboxyl carrier protein, whose amino-acid sequence MDIRKIKKLIDIIEGSDIAEIEIREGEESVRISRYTSSLAVPAALAAGTMPAAVSQVPTGQPAPPPTEAAKETTGHEVRSPMVGTFYRAPSPGSKAFVEVGQRVEVGDTLCIIEAMKILNQIEADKAGIVTKILVENGQPVEYNQPLFVIE is encoded by the coding sequence ATGGATATTAGAAAAATAAAAAAACTGATCGATATCATCGAGGGATCGGATATCGCGGAGATCGAAATTCGCGAAGGGGAAGAGTCCGTCCGGATCAGTCGTTACACCTCCAGCCTCGCGGTCCCCGCCGCCTTGGCGGCGGGGACGATGCCAGCGGCGGTATCCCAGGTTCCCACCGGGCAGCCGGCACCGCCACCCACCGAAGCGGCCAAGGAAACTACCGGCCACGAGGTGCGATCCCCCATGGTGGGCACGTTCTACCGGGCACCCTCTCCCGGTTCCAAGGCGTTCGTGGAAGTGGGGCAGCGGGTCGAAGTCGGCGACACGCTCTGCATCATCGAAGCGATGAAAATCCTCAATCAGATCGAAGCCGACAAGGCCGGCATAGTGACCAAGATTCTGGTGGAGAACGGTCAGCCCGTGGAGTACAACCAGCCGCTGTTCGTGATCGAATAG